The sequence TTCGTTTCCACCTGCGTACCGTGTGCTATGATTGGAGGTACTCAGTGGGACCCATCTTTACGTAGAATGTCTACGTGCACATGGCGACAAACGTATTGGTAAGTTGCAATTAACATTAATTAAGGTTACTGTTTTGTAATGGTTGTGCTATGAGATGGCTCTTAAGGGGGTTAATAATTACTCCTTTGTTTTATTGGCTCTACTGCAATTCTTTAATTTGTTTTACTATGGCTACAACGTATTTGTGTATGTGGTTTTGGAGGTTGAACATCTAAAACTTTATCATAATTGTGttcatttttaataattatttttatttttcatttttaattttaatttagaagAACAAACACACAATTATTAATTTAAGTGGATGTGGAAGATGGACTACAAACTTAATTATTAATTTGTGCATGTGGTTTTGGAGGTTGAACATCTAAAACTTTATCATAATTGtgttaatttttaataattatttttatttttcatttttaatttaaatttagaaGAACAAACACAATTATTAATTTAAGTGGATGTGGAAGATGGACTACAAACTTAATTATGATAATACATCAATAATATATGAGAGAAGAACCATttaaagaatttaaaaaatacaaACACATAAAATTGTTTATTGATACAAATTATCTTAAATCGATTTCAACttaaatgtaatttttttttattttttttttctccggcTCCCATTAGATTTATAAGAGTGAAATTTTAGAAGCACTAAAAATATTTCCTTGCTTCTTCCctccattaaaaaatatatatatatatattttttttcataaattagtttttaatacTTGAATGTTTTTTGAGTATCTAAAAAATTTATGAATCCAAATAATATTAGGATTGGAAAGTAATTCAAAAATTTTGGAGCCAAGTCTTATTGGAGGATAAGAAATTTAATATGGAAAGACTCAACAGAAAATCTTAATATGGAAAATAAAACTCATTATGAAGGAAGGATTAAACATGAAAATtaggttttattattattatatatatatttatatatatagttttgatAGGGATAATAAAATATGAGGAAATAATTTGGGTGTTGATTGAAAAATTGATATATGGAATTCTCTTCTTGTGCCAAAAATTTTCCCTTCCATTCAACACAAAATAAAATATACAATTCTATCCATAATATATCATGTATTTGTTATCAACCTAATGAGCATGTAAATATAGGAGTTAAAGCTGCGGGTTTCTTTAGCAAACTGGGAGAGACCACTTAACTCATGTTAGACCAGATATGATCGGGTCAACgataaaaaaaaacagaaataCAATTTGGTCGTGATTTTGACCCACTCGAACGTGTTAAAAATAGGGATTAAGATTGGATGGAAGAGGCTTATAAGTACCATAAAAGGAAGCCAATTTGGTGGACGAACGACGACGAAGTTATTAACAGTGGTGAGAGCACCGAATCGAGCATCTCGGCCTCTCTTTTTCTCCGCCTTTCCCTCACCGTCGTCGTCGCCTCCGTCTCTCCACTTATTAACCCCCTTCTCCCGCTGAAAGAAAGAAGTGGGTGGGCACATTTCGTttcgttttcttcttcttcttctctcgtcTTCTCTCTTCCCCTCCCCCTCTTTTCTTCCCGAGTCCCATCCCCCAATCTCCCACTCCACCCGGATGCTGCTGTAGGAGCAACCAGCACAGGTAGATTCCTCCAAACGACGATAAATAAGGGGTCTCTGCCGGGATGGCTTCGAGGAGACCCTCGTCTTCCTGCCGGTTCTTGTCTCTTTGTCCGTTGTTGCTGCTGGTGGTGCTGGCGTTGAGCCCTTCGGCTGGCGCCAACGGGGTGTTCAAGGTGCGGCACAAGTTCCTCGGCCGCAAGCCGTCCGTCGGCGATCTCCTCGCTCACGACAGCCGGCGCCACAGCCGCATCCTCTCCTCGGTCGATCTCCCCATTGGCGGTCTCGGCCTCCCCACCAGCACCGGGTTCGGCCTCCGTCCCTGTCTTCTCGATTCTGACATGCTCTCGTTTCGGTTGCATTTTGATATCTTGCTGTTGTTCTTTTGGGGTTCGGTGGATGGGTTTGTAGGTTGTATTTTGCGGAGATAGGTATTGGGAATCCGTCCAAGAAGTACTACGTGCAGGTTGACACGGGAAGCGACATTCTCTGGGTGAATTGCATCTCGTGCAAGCGTTGCCCTCAGAAGAGCGATCTCGGTGTATGAGTCAAGTtcatttcttcttcttgtgtATTTTTATGTATCTGCTGTTTCTACCTCTGTCCGACCTTTAAACTAATGGCAATTTGAGAATTGGGTTACTTGTTGCAGGTTGAGTTGACATTATATGATCCAAGGGAGTCGGTGAGCGGGAGCTTGGTATCTTGTAAGGAGAACTTTTGCGTCTCCACGTATGGTGACATTCCTGGCTGCGCGGCGAATTTGCCATGTGAGTATCGTGTGGTGTACGGGGATGGGAGTTCTACAGCTGGTTTCTTTGTGACGGACTCTGTACAATATAATCAAGTGTCCAGTGATCACCAGACAAGACCGGTCaatgcaagtgttacatttgggtGAGTTTCAACTTTTAGCTGCCAACTTGATATTGTATGCTTATAGTGCTAAAGTAGTGTTTGATGAATGGCATTTTCATGGACGACAATCCTATCCCATCATTTTGtttgattattattatcatttcaaTGTAGCATGGCTATTTGATACCAATATTCATATGCTAGAATGATTAAAagctataaaataaaataaaaatagatggTTCAACTATGGTACACAATCTGGATTTTGTTACTATTGGCAACCTTTTTTTTCCAGTAGGTAAGAAGTATGGTATGTGCTGCCAGCATGGCACAGTAAATTGTATGTTAGCATGAACAGGCATCcactaaaagaaaaagaagagatgaCAAGATCCTACAAGAAACATTAAATGCTTCTTCCCTAGCCCCTCCTTTCTAGAGCCAGTGAAGATGCAAGGTGAAGGTGCCAAAATGCTAGTATTGAAGTCCTAGACTGAAACATAGATACCTAGCTAGCATATAGAACAAATCTGACCAGATTAGTTCAGTTCTCATGGATCTCATTGGTTTCTTGGTTTAGGATAAAATATTAGTTTCTATCGGCCTTGAGTAAATTGGTTTAAGATCCCCATTATCGTGTCTCATAACTGCGATGACATGCAACATTTTGTTGCATATTCAAAATTCAAACACTTTGTTGATAAGTTGTTATTATCTAACCCAAGTTATCTAACATATTTGTTGCACACATATGTGTAAGTACTTATATGTTTATTTGAATATCTGAAAAGAGGTGATTGTTTATAGGTTTATAATAATGAAACATAACCCCTTTCTGCCTATGACATGACCTGTTTAATTTGTCTCATGTATGGATGGGTTAAGGTTGAGGCTTAGTAACTTGCTATTGGATTGGGTCTGTACAAGTCTTTTTAATTTGTCAGCTCATGGTAAGCTGCAGTTGTAGTTTTCTTGGACAACTTTGGTGGTCTGCAATTTGTTGTTTCTCTGCACTCTGTCAGAAAGGTGACTTCCAGTAGCTGTTATTGCTTAATGATGTCAAGGTCACCTAGGAAAGGGCCGAGACAGGTGAGAAAGTTTAGGTGGAATTTGGAATTAATGAGGGTGCTAAGGTTGTTAATGACAGGCAGGATGGAATTGACGAGCAGAATGAGGATAGGGCTAGGGCATGACTGTTGGCAATGGCAGGCTGAGCACATGACATTGAGATTATGATGATGAGGGTGAGCTCATGTTCAGATATGGTGATGATCAGGTTGTGGGCATCCGATTGAACAACTGGTAGGAACTATCAGTGTGACCATAATTATGTCAGGCAGGTTGCTGTTTAAGGAAATCTTGACCTCTGGCTGATCTGATTAAGTTGGTGTGAGACCACGGAAGTTTTAATACCTGAGCTAAACCTGAAGATTCGGTATGTGTAATTACTATGTGCATATTTGTGGGCTGGGAAGGCGTAACTAGGTGATTACGATTCTTCTTAAGATTAGTTAGTCCGAGTGCCTAGGTGATTGTCCATTTCATAATAACATAGCAACCCACATATTGTTTCAGATATGGGCTGTCATGAAATATTACTATTGCACAAATTGTATTGTTGATGATATTTGATGATTGTTGGTTTGTTGTGCTTTTTAACCTGAATTTCTATAAGGTCTCattatttcattatttttcttggttttcttttcttttgattttttttataatatggtTCATGATTTAAACCAAGGATTAAATTCTTGGTCAGGTCTAGATACCATTCAGTGGTCAGATTTCTATGGTAATAACACTGTACAGTTTACCAAGTGTAGGTATGTGTGGGTACTGATTGATACCAGTCAGAGTATTTCAAGAGGAGAGCgacagtaagagagagagagagagagagagagagagagagattatgacAAAATAGTAACAGTAGTAGGAGGTAGAGGATGAGTGGGATCATGTGGTACGGGCGAGATGGTGGCATAGACGAGTGGTGGAGAAAGAGGACAATGATGAGGGGTGGCAACACAGATGACAGCAGGGAGGAAGTGGCAATGTGGTGATGCAATCATGAGGAGAAGCAAAAAAAATTAGGAAGTGaggaaggaaagaagagaagaataaggaaaagGGAAGGGATGGTTTATTCCAGTATTGGATGATAGACTtcaaaaggggaagaaagaaagaagagaaaaacaaagaaaagggGAGGGATGGTTGATTCCAGTATTGCCTAGTATAACTGTACCAGTTAAGTTATTCGTTTCTATAAATTCATTTAGTTGTTTTTAGATTAATCTGTGTATCTGAAGATGCTCTTGTTCATTTTCTGAATAGTTAGAATTCTTAGGTTAACTTCATTCTTGATTTGGTTGTCAACATGTGCtttgtaatttttcttttttagctAGTTTGATAATGATACAGGTGTGGTGCTCAACAATCCGGAGATTTGGGTTCATCAAATGAAGCACTTGATGGAATTCTTGGGTTTGGGCAGTCAAATTCATCCATGATCTCGCAGCTGGCTGCTTCTGGAACTGCAAGGAAGATATTTGCTCATTGTTTAGACACTATAAATGGAGGAGGACTTTTTGTTATTGGACATGTAGTGCAACCGAAAGTGAAGACAACACCTTTGGTGCCTGATCAGTAAGTTTGCTACAGATACTTCGTGATTATTGTTTCTGCTCTTACTCATACTTTAGTTGATCAGGTTACTATACGTTGTTGATGtattcatttttttaataatttctgtttaatgaatttgtgcaaatTGCCGTGTTATTAGAATGAAACACGGGAATTAAAATTAGACTGAATATAGAAAAATCTTCATTTCATGTGAATGGTGCTTTAGGTGTATggtaaaatattatatttcaagAAAAGGTGCAAGGTTACTGCAGATATTGTGAACTGGGAAGGATACTGTTTATTTGACAATCCACCTTTTCTATATATGCAAATATCCTTTTAAGGATCAAAAAGTACTCTTTCGCTTCATCTGTTACTTGCATTTAGTATCTGAATACTATCCTTGTGAAGATAAGATGCTAATTGCAGTGAAGCAGAAACATGTTTTCTTATAGTAATTTTTGTTGCAGACATGTAATGTAAATTTGCAGTTTCAAGAATCTTGACCAACCTTGTATTAGTTCAGTTCTACTTAGGATCATAGtttataatagtgatgagcatatGTATGTAAGACCTGAAGAGTACTATAGCAAGGATTCCCTTTTGGCCAAAATGGCCCATGCTGTATTGTGAATGGATTGGTTACACGACCATGCCAATGCAGCTATGGTGTCTGACAGGAAAAGAATAAGCATCATATCCTCTTACGATAGTGCAAGGCCGTTCCTTAATTATAACCTAGCTAAACTGAAGGATTAGAACTTCAGTTTCTAGTTTCGGGTTATTTAAATTGGTGTTTTCAATCCCGAACTGGTGACAAAACTGAAAAGAAGCTAATTATTGGGTACCATCAACAATGTACGATCTGTGACCTAGTAGGTTCATAGGCTCATacatatttctttaattttaagTTTGTTTTAGTATGCAAAAATCCACCTTTCTGAATCTAAGAGGAAATTTAAATTGGATATTTCTACACATGCATTGGCTGATATATAATATTTGGAGCAAGGGTTATGTCAATTAGGGCATAACAATACAGGTTGATGTGATCATACAGGAATGGTATCTGCACATACCATGTCGAATCGTGTTGGACATGTGGATATATGGCTAGACTAATTTTCAGCACAGGTACAAGGGCATATTGGTAACAAAACATGTAATCATACCATGCTTGGAAGATATTGTTACAACCCTGTTCTATGAAATGATAATCTGTGTATAAGAATGATGAAGATGCCAGTTTCTTGAAATATTTTGTTTGCCCAGTCTAGTAAAGCATCATGTGGTTTAAGGCTTTAAGCAATCTCATATATGGTTAGTCACAAAATTTGACAGGACCATACCTGTGTACACATCAATGAGTAGCAAATCTTTTGTCAAAGGGTATTTTTGTGTCCATTATGGACACGTGACACTATGTCTTGTGACCTAAATGGTAGGTCAGGTAAGGCATATTAAAATTCTTGTGTGGCATATATGAAACTGAAAACAGTTTGAGTTCATTTAAAGATTACTTCATGTAGTGTTGATATTGTTCCGATATGGAACAATTTGGTTCTGATTCTTTTTCATCACACTTATTGTAGAATCTTTGTGGTTCATTTAACCATTAGCAAACTGTTATCCCATTTGATTTCAATTGTTATTATATTTTCTCACATATACTTCAATTATTTGATGCCAACTATCTTACGGAATTTCTACTATGTTGTACCTTGTTTACAAGATCCAATACGGAGCAAGTGAATTCCATTACTAAATGTGTAGAATAGGGCAAATTTAGTAGGAAAAATTAGTTTAAATTTCAGCTATGTTCTATTTGGAAATAAAAAAGTTTAAATTAATCATCATCAGGAGTATCAGATGGCACATGTATCTTctgttaattaaaaaaatattttttttatcacccTAAAATAGCATACAAAACTCTCACACGTGGACTCGAACATAAAATCTATCACTTGTGTAATAGCGCACTAACCAATTGGATGTTTCAATAGAGACATACTGGATTGGTGGTTGCTTTTAAGATCTTTTTTCTCTAGAGCAAATACCTACAGATATCTTCTGAATGACCATGTGAAACCTTAAATGATCCTGGCCTTCTGGGTATCTTTAAGGCCAATTTGAGGACCATCGTGATCTACTAATACACTGCCCTGTCTCTTTTTGCTTGTTTATGTACTGCAGTTATTTCTTTCCAAGACCACAAAAATAATCATTTCATTTGAAGTTTACTATGGATATTAGATAAAAACATAGATGTTAAATGTGATGTCTTTTTGTCTTACCCAGATAAAAATTATCTACTGCAGTATGAACTATGAAGTTTTTAATTTCTGGCGtattcatattttcttttccataGATTTATATTAACAACTCCAATCCATTAGGTTTTTCCTTCATCAATTGGTTTTCTTGTCTCTAATGAATTTAGTATGTCTATCCTCGCTTCAGGCCACATTACAATGTCAATATGAAGGCAATTGAAGTTGGTGGGGCTATTCTAGAACTTCCTACTGATTTATTTGACACTGGAGACAAGAAAGGGACAATAATCGATAGTGGAACAACATTGTCTTATCTACCAGAGGTAGCCTATAAGGCACTAATGAATGCGGTAAGTGACTTCGTCTGTTGATTTTGGTTCAGCTGAATATTTTTCATGGACAAGTCATTTCTCTTTTCTTTGTAGATATTTTCCAAATATCCAGATTTGAAATTCTACAACAATCAGGGGTTTCTTTGTTTCGAACATTCTGGAAGGTATGTTTTTTATTTCCTAACAATTCCAATTTAAGGTGATTTATATTCCACACCCTCAGGCAGTTTAGTTTGGAAAACCATTTCCTTGTTTTAGATTTTAGGCAATTACATTACAAATTACGGGCATCACATTTTGTGACTGCATGTGATGCTTAGGTACTGTTAGATTTTGTGAACATCTATTTTTTACTGTGTTATCTTGCTGAGAGATCTTCCAGAACTTATCTTGTATCCTGTTTGATTGCAATCATGTATACATGTCAGAAATTTCTCTGGGTATTGGTTAGCCCATCTTTCCATTTGTTTTGGTTGCTTTCATAACATAGGTTTGAGGCAATACTAAAAAGTTAGATAGATTAGGCCAGGAAGTTGTTAGATTAAACATGTTGCTTATATCTGCATTGCTTGACCTATATTCTATTAGTAATGCCTGTTGGAATTACAAAGATAGTTCCAAGTAatcgataaatttatcaaaagTTGGCTGGATGAGATTATTTCTTTATTGTCTTTGCATTACATTTAATTTGGTGTTTCTTTATAATAATAGATGAGTACCCTTCCAGCATGTAATATTGTCAGTCAGTTCCTTTTTTCTATAATTAATTCCTACTGCACATATTTAGAGTCAGGGAATAGCCATAAAAGATTGACAAATTAATTGCTAGACCATCATTAGCAAGTTAGTAAGATATTTCTCCTTACGTGGTTCATTGATGTTTATTTTATTATAGCTATAAACCTTCAGTTTTTGTTAGTTGGATTTAGAAAGATCTTTTTTTGTCATGAGACATGTTGATATGATGCTAACACAAGGATGAACACAACAATAATTAGGGAGAAATTGCAAACAAATGAACGATGGGAGAAAAAAAGAATTAACATGGTGTCTTTAGTTCCGTATTGGAGGTGATATTGACACATGTCAACACTGGAAGCGTTCGAGCTTCTAGACTTTCCCTTGTATAGAGTATAGACCATTATTAATTGTTTGTTGGCAAAAGACTCGTGTTTACCTTCTCTGCACAGTAATACAGGCCAGTAAGGTTGTAATCATCTCAGTTGTTATGTTGTTCTTTTAGTTCATTTTCGACCCAGCCAACAAATTCTTTCCTTAAATAGATTCATTTCCAATCTAGTATAGGAAGTTGAATTTATCTTTCCTTTTCTTGGCATATCTTCCTTCATATAAGTCAGTTCATTTCTTTTGTAGGATACTTCTGAACAAACTAAATTGCTGAAATTTTGTTGTTGAATGGATTTTTAGTAGAATGACAATtagatattttagatattatcAAATGAATGTTCGTTGTACATCTCAACCATCTTTGTTACCAGGATAACTAATTACAGATAAGAATTGTGGATTTATTCAGCTTGCTTACAATTTTTTCTATCTTGATTGCAGTATAGATGATGGATTCCCAGAAATTGTTTTTCATTTTGAGAACTCACTGTTGCTGAATGTATATCCTCATGATTATCTTTTCGAGAATAGGGTAAGATAAATTGTCTATTTTTATGTTTAGCAGGGTGATGGCCATCAAAATTTACTACAAAATTCTTCAATTGCCCTTTGTCCTATTTGCAAATTTTGTTTGTTTGCTAGGGTTCTGTTATATATGATGTTGTTGTTTCTTCTTTATCATTCTTGAAATTGCAGTTGCACATTTTTTTTTTAACGTTAGATATTGTGATACTTGGAGCAAATGCCATCCAAAAAATATTTAGTTGGATATCCTGCATTTGATTTTTGACATGGATATTTAAATTGTTCTCAACAAAGTATGTACCCAGTGCATGAGCTCTCGCCAACTCGAGGTTAGGTCcggggagggtcaatgtacacaGTCTTACTGTTATGACAAATTCATATCTTGTTACTCTGGTCTATTTGGCTCATACAGTTTCTTGGTTAACTGATTCTATTATTTCATGACCCAATTTCCCTCGAAGACAAATACTCAAGTACCACTTTGGGGGATGAGTTATGACCTATATATATCATCTCACTTACAGTGTATAATCATACGGTTCATTGGGTGTTATGTACATGGAATATATCACCCATGTTGAACTTGTGGTGGATCAGGGGCTTTGAAGCCAAAGCTTCATGTATGTAATTTGACTTTGCTCCCCATGCAACTTAGCAATATTTTCAGCCATTACCAAGTAGATGGAATATGCCATTTATTTGGCATGGTATAAACATACCTTTAGCAATAGCAAATGAGGCATCTCAGGATGTTTCAGATGATTTGGAACAATACCCTGCCTTGTATGTGAAAGTAGGATTCTCGGTCTGGGTTTAGAGTTCCAGAAAGTGTTATTGATGGAAGAAGTGTGAACGATGGATCCCACTGAGTTGAATTTGATCCATAAATAAACGAATAGTCTTTGTTTCTCTCAACATGTCTATTTGGAAATTATCTGAATTGATATCATTTCATTGATTCGTCATGAAGAGTTCATTTACATTGGGATTCAGTTAGTTATTGATGCTACCAACCTTTTTTACATATCTTAAGTGGACTAGTGAGTTGATAAtaacttcattttttttcttggaatttgGATACAAGTAACATGGCTATGACTTTGATATCCAATGTGAGCAATTGAAAGCTAGATTTCATGAATACAGTGTCTGGGGCTTAAATCTTTTTATCATTTTGGGTGAAAAAAATATGCACAAATTCTATTGTTGATGTCCAAAGAGTTCTGGCCTTAAAGAAAGGGTAATCACCATCCAA comes from Musa acuminata AAA Group cultivar baxijiao chromosome BXJ3-3, Cavendish_Baxijiao_AAA, whole genome shotgun sequence and encodes:
- the LOC103978535 gene encoding aspartic proteinase 36; its protein translation is MASRRPSSSCRFLSLCPLLLLVVLALSPSAGANGVFKVRHKFLGRKPSVGDLLAHDSRRHSRILSSVDLPIGGLGLPTSTGLYFAEIGIGNPSKKYYVQVDTGSDILWVNCISCKRCPQKSDLGVELTLYDPRESVSGSLVSCKENFCVSTYGDIPGCAANLPCEYRVVYGDGSSTAGFFVTDSVQYNQVSSDHQTRPVNASVTFGCGAQQSGDLGSSNEALDGILGFGQSNSSMISQLAASGTARKIFAHCLDTINGGGLFVIGHVVQPKVKTTPLVPDQPHYNVNMKAIEVGGAILELPTDLFDTGDKKGTIIDSGTTLSYLPEVAYKALMNAIFSKYPDLKFYNNQGFLCFEHSGSIDDGFPEIVFHFENSLLLNVYPHDYLFENRDNIYCVGWQNGGLQSKDGRDMFLLGDLVLSNKLVLYDLENQVIGWTDYNCSSSIKVRDGKTGAVFIVDSHNLYSSGKRLQLGGSILLLLLTLVCVF